The DNA region CGCGGGCGCGTATCAGCACGTCGTCCTCGGCGACGAACGCGTCGGCGAACGCCCAGTCCGCCTGCCGGTTGCCGCTAATGGCCCTCTCCCCGATCCGTGGTACCGCCGCTGCGGTCCCGCCGGGGCGACTGTATCTGCTGCCGGTTCGCGGACCGTCGGGAACCTGCTGATGGGGCCGCGCGTTGGGCACAGAGAAGGCACACGGACGGGAGAGCAGAGGTGTTCACCCGTCTTCGGCAGCACTGCGAAAAGTACGACCACGAATGCACTGCGAGAGCTGCGAAAGCACTGCGAGCAGTACGTTTATCCGGAGCTAACGGGCGAGGTGGATATGGTAGGGGCTCTACTGGACACCACCAGAGCCGACAGGGGAGGTGCGGCTGCGGCCGGTGACCGGAAGGCGCTCATCCGCTTTCGCCGGTCGGCCGGACAGCCCAAATCCGTGACCAACACCGCTGACGACCGTTCACGCGACAACGGCGTGTCCCTCGAATCCGACGACGACGCCGCGAGCAGCGCCACCGCGACCTTCGCTGTCGACGGGGACGCCCAGTCGTGGACGCCTCCCTCCTGGGAGGAGATCGTCAGCACGCACAGTGCCCGGGTCTACCGGCTGGCCTACCGCCTGACCGGCAACCAGCACGACGCGGAGGACCTCACCCAGGAGGTCTTCGTGCGGGTCTTCCGATCCCTGTCCACCTACACGCCCGGCACGTTCGAGGGCTGGCTGCACCGCATCACGACCAATCTCTTCCTGGACATGGTGCGCCGCCGCCAGCGGATCCGCTTCGACGCCCTCGGGGACGACGCGGCCGAGCGGCTGCCCAGCCGCGAGCCGTCCCCCGCGCAGCACTTCAACGACACGCACTTCGACGCGGACGTCCAGCAGGCGCTGGACACCCTCGCCCCGGAGTTCCGTGCCGCCGTGGTGCTCTGCGACATCGAGGGGCTGTCGTACGAGGAGATCGCCGCGACCCTCGGCGTGAAGCTGGGCACGGTCCGCAGCCGCATCCACCGCGGCCGGTCCCACCTGCGCAAGGCTCTGGAACACCGGGCCCCGGCGGTCGCCGCTCGACCCGTCCCGGCCCCCGCACTCGCTGCCACCGCACCCAAACCTGGCCTGGAGGGCGGGAGAGCGTGAGCAGCAGCGGTTCTGGCGAGGCGCGTCCCCAACGCACCCAGCGTTCTGCGCCCGCCGAGCAGCACCTCGGAGACCGGCTCGCCGCGTTCGTCGACGGCGAGCTGACCGACGACAGCCGTGACCGGGTGCTCGCCCATCTGGCGACGTGTCCGCAGTGCAAGACGGCCGCCGCCGAACAGCGGCGGATGAAGTCGGTCATCGCGCAGTCCGAGCTGCCGGCCATCTCGGCGGGGCTGCTGGCGCGGCTCCAGGGGCTGCCCGGCATGGGCGCGGACACCGGTCTGCCCGGCGGCTCCGGCGGTCCCACGCTCCCCGGCGGACCCGGCGGACCCACGCTCCCCGGCGGCTCCGGCGGACCCGCCCTGCCCGGCGGCGGTCCGCTCCGCCCGGCCGAGGCGGACGACGACCGGGCGGCCCGCCACGGTCCGCTCGACGGCGGCCTGCTCGGCTCGGGCCCCGGGCTGTTCGGCGGCAGCCGCCGGGACGACTACTCCTACCTCGGCCCGGGGCGCGACCTGACCGCGCCCGCGGGCTCCCGCTCCCGCGGCTTCCGCGTCCACCAGGCGATCCGCGCGATCACCCCGGTCAGCCCGCTGGCCCCGGCGGCCGGCCGCGGCCGGCCGGTGGGCGCGGGGGCCGACACGCGCGGCGCCCACGGCGCGACCGCGGTGGGCGCGTCCGGCACGCCGGGCGGCTCCGGCGCCGGGAGCGCGCCCGCCTCGCGCGGCCGCAGGTTCGCCTTCGCGGCGGCCGGCGCCTTCTCGATGGCGGCCATCGCCATCGGCGGCGCCCTGCCGATGGAGGCCGCGGTCGACGGCGGCGCCCACCCGGACGACGGCCCCGCGGTCAGCCCGCTGGGCGCCAGCACCAGCACGGTCTCCGACACCCGCGGCGTCACCCCGCGCGGCATGCTCGACGCGGAGGAGCGGGCCGGCCGCCGCACCCCGGCCGCCGCGGTCCCCTCGACCTGGCCCGACGCGCCCCGGCCGCAGCCCTACCAGGCGGTGGTCAGGTCCTCCCCGTCCTCCCCGTACGCGCTGTCCGCGTCCTCGGTGGTCCTGCACTGAGGCCGCGCGCCGGGGGCCCGCCCGAGGACCCGCGCCGGGGCCCGGCACGGGGACCCGCGCCCGGCCCCACCCGCGATCCCGCCCGCGCACCCGCACGCGGGACCTGCTCCGAAGGGCGCGGCGAGGGGTCAACCTTTACCGCGCGGCGACGTAGTGTTGGCCTGGGCCACTCCCGCGCCCCGGGTGCGGGCGGGTACCGTAAGTCCGCCGGACTCTGCCCATCCGGGCGCACCCGGCCGTGGTCGTCCCAAGGAGCTGCAAGGTGTTCTTCGACATAGGCCCGCTTGAGCTGGTCGCGCTCGTGGTCCTTGCCGTGCTCGTCTTCGGCCCCGACAAGCTGCCGAAGGTCATCCAGGACACGATGGCGTTCATCCGGAAGGTGCGCGCGTTCTCCGACAGCGCCAAGGAGGACATCCGCCGCGAGCTGGGGCCGGAGTTCAAGGACTTCGAGTTCGAGGACCTCAACCCCAAGACGTTCATCCGCAAGAACCTGATGAGCGACGACGATGAGTACGGCCTGAACGAGCTGAAGGAACTGCGCGACAGCTTCGACCTGCGCAAGGAGATGGCCGAGGTCGCCGACCTGCGCAAGGACATGGCCGAGGTCACCGACGCGGTGAACGGCGTGGAGCCGGCCACCGCGACCGGGTCCTCCGGCGCGCGCGGAGCGTCGGGGTCCGCGGGGTCCGCCACGCCCGACCGGCTGACGAAGAAGGACCGGCTGGACCCGGGCGAGGCGCCGCCCTTCGACGCCGACGCCACCTGACCGGCCCCACCTCGGGTCACGCCCCCGCGGGGTCCGTCAACCCCATGGCCGCTTTTCATCCGTTCGGGTGCGGTTTGACCGTGTGTTCGCCGTCACCCCACGCCGTTTCTGGTCCCGAACCCCCCCAGGGTCGGGCAAGATGGCGAGTCGCCCATGTGTGGGCATGGAGGAGGCGCGACCCAATGGAGACGAAGACCGGCACGGCACAAGGGGCGGTCGACGGCTACCTGATGGCCGACTTTCCGTGGTACGGGCTGGACGAGGCCTTCACCGGCCCGCGCTGGCTCGGCGCGGTGGGCGTCAGCGCGGACGGCACGGTCGAGCACGGCTCGATAGGGCACGGCGACGAGCCTTCCCTGAAGGCGGAGGCCACCGAGCCCGAGGGGCAGCGGTTCGCGGTCGTGGTGACCGTCGCGCGCCTGCCGGCTGGCGCAGCGCGGACGGCACGGGGCTGCTGGAGGCGACCTCGGTCTCCTCGGCGGCCTGGCTGGCCGGCTCCGGCCTGCTGTCGTGCACGTGGCCCACGCACATGGAGCGGGCGCTGCGGCAGGACTGGATGGACCAGCAGACCGCGGCGGCGTGGGAGCTGGCGGACGACCTGACCGGGCCGAGCTGGTCGACGCTCACCCTTCCGGTGGACGGGGAGCCGACGGCGTTCCACTACCGCGAGTCGGAGTACGGCTGGGTGATGGCGGGCGCGGCGCGCGGGGTGCACCTGGGCGCGTACGGACGCGGGCTCAGCGCGTACGGGCTGGCGCTCAGCGTCGTGCGCGACCTCACGGAGTACGGGGCGGCATAGGGCCGTCCGGGCTGCCCCGTGCGGGTGCTGACGCCCGGCGTCAGCACCCGCAGCCGCGCCTCAGAACTTGTTGCGGGGGGTGATCCCCAGGGACATGCCCGCCAGGCCGCGGGCGCGGCCTCCGAGCTTGCCGGCGATGGTGCGCAGCGCGGCGCCCGCGGGGGAGTCGGGGTGCGAGAGCGTCACCGGGCGGCCGTCGTCGCCGCCCTCGCGCAGCCGCACGTCGATCGGGATGCGGCCGAGCACCGGCACGGTCGTGCCCGTGGTGCGGGACAGGCCCTCGGCGACCCGGTCGCCGCCCCCCGTGCCGAAGACCTCCACGATCTCGTCGCAGTGCGGACACGGCATGCCCGCCATGTTCTCCACCACGCCGACGATCTTCTGGTGCGTCTGCACCGCGATCGAGCCGGCCCGCTCGGCCACCTCGGCCGCGGCCTGCTGCGGGGTGGTCACCACCAGGATCTCCGCGTTCGGCATCAGCTGGGCCACCGAGATTGCGATGTCGCCGGTGCCGGGCGGCAGGTCCAGCAGCAGCACGTCCAGGTCGCCCCAGTAGACGTCGGCCAGGAACTGCTGCAGCGCGCGGTGCAGCATCGGGCCGCGCCAGACCACCGGCGCGTTGCCGGGGGTGAACATGCCGATCGAGATGACCTTCACGCCGTTCGCCGACGGCGGCATGATCATGTTCTCGACCTGGGTGGGACGGCCGTCCGCGCCCAGCATGCGCGGCACGCTGTGGCCGTAGATGTCCGCGTCGACGACGCCGACCTTCAGGCCGTCCGCGGCCATCGCCGCCGCCAGGTTGACCGTCACCGAGGACTTGCCGACGCCGCCCTTGCCGGAGGCGACCGCGTAGACCCGGGTCAGCGAGCCGGGCTTGGCGAACGGGATCTCCCGCTCGGCCTGGCCGCCGCGCAGCGACGACGCCAGCTCACGCCGCTGCTCGTCGCTCATCACGTCCAGCGTGACGCGCACCGAGCTGACGCCCGGCACCCGGCCCACCGCGGTGGACACCCGGCCGGTGATCTCGTCGCGCATCGGGCAGCCGGCCACGGTCAGGTAGACCGCGACCGCGACCGCGCCGTCCTCGGCGATGTCGACGGACTTGACCATGCCGAGGTCGGTGATCGGTCGGTGGATCTCCGGGTCGTCCACGGTCGCCAGCGCGGCGCGCACGGCTTCGTCGGTCGGCTTGGTGCCGGCAGGGGGAGTGGTCGTAGCCATAGGTCGATGGTACGGCGGTCCTACCCGCCGGTTCAGCGACCCCGGCCGTCGCTTTCGTCACCCGCGGGGCGCGGCCGGCCCGCGGGCGCGCGCGGGTGGGGCGCCGGCAGGCCGTGGTTCTGCCGCTCCTCGATCTCCTTGACCAGGTCCTGGAGTTCGGAGCGGATCCAGTCGCGGGTGGCCACCTCGCCGAGGTTCACCCGCAGCGCGGCGACCTCCCGGGTCAGGTACTCGGTGTCGGCGATGCTGCGTTCGTTCTGCTTGCGGTCCTGCTCCAGGTTGACCCGGTCCCGGTCGTCCTGCCGGTTCTGCGCCAGCAGGATCAGCGGGGCCGCGTAGGACGCCTGCAGCGACAGCATCAGGGTCAGGAAGATGAACGGGTACTGGTCGAAGCGCAGGTGCCGCGGCGCGAAGACGTTCCACGCCACCCACACCAGGATGACCACCGTCATCCACGCGATGAACCGGCCGGTGCCCAAAAAGCGCGCGATCCGCTCGGAGAACTTGCCGAACGCCTCCGGGTCGTACGACGGCAGCAGGCTGCGCCGCGGCGCGCGCGGCTGGTCCAGCCGGGTCCTGGACCGTCCGGTGGCGGTCGCGCCCGCCGGGTGGTGCCGGCCGCGCTCGCGGTCCCGCTCCTCAGCGGTCATCGGCGGCCTCCTCCACCGGACCGCGGCCCTCGTCGTCGGCGTCTTCAGCGTCCTCGGCGCCGTCCGGGCCCTCCCGCGGGCCGCCGTCCGCCCGGTCCCCGTCCGGGCCGCCCGCCGCGTGCGCGCCCACCGCGCCGTGCAGGTCGGTCTCCCGCCAGTCCTCGGGCAGCAGGTGGTCCAGCACGTCGTCCACGGTGACCGCGCCGAGCAGCGAGCCGCTGTCGTCCACCACGGGCGCGGACACCATGTTGTACGTGGCCAGGAAGCTGGTCACCGACGGCAGCGCGGTGTCCGGCGGCAGCGGCTGCAGGTCGGTGTCGACGATCGAGCCGACCAGCGTGAACGGCGGATCGCGCAGCAGCCGCTGGAAGTGCACCAGGCCGAGGTACTTGCCCGTCGGCGTCTCGTCCGGCGGCAGGCACACGTAGACCTGCGCGGCCAGCGCCGGCGACAGGTCGGGGTTGCGGATGCGGGCCAGCGCGTCGGCCACCGTGGCGTCCGGGCGCAGCACGATCGGCTCGGTGGTCATCAGGCCGCCGGCGGTCCGCTCCTCGTACGACAGCAGCCGCCGCACGCCGGCCGCGTCCTGCGGCCGCATCAGCGTCAGCAGCCGCTCCTGGTCGGCGACCGGCAGCTCGGCCAGCAGGTCGGCGGCGTCGTCGGGGTCCATCGCCTCCAGCACGTCGGCGGCGCGCTCCTCCTGGAGCTTGCCGAGGATCTCCACCTGGTCGTCGTCCGGCAGCTCCTCCAGCACGTCCGCCAGCCGGTCGTCGTCCAGCGCCGCCGCGACCTCGCCGCGCCGCTTGGGCGACAGGTGGTGCATGACGTTCGCCAGGTCCGCCGGGCGCAGCTGCTCGAACGTGGCCACCAGGTTCTCCGCGCCCTGGCCCTCCTCGGTCAGCCAGAACCCGCTGACCGCCGACCAGTCCACCGTCAGGGTGCCGCCGCGCCGTCGCAGCGCGCCCTTCTTGCCGCGCCGCACGAAGACCTTGTCGATCTCCCAGTCCCGGCGGGCCGGCAGCTGCACCATCGACACGTCCAGGACGGTGACCTCCTCGCCGCTGCCCTCGGCGCCGCGCGGCCCCTCCCCGGAGTCCTCCGCGACCAGCCGCACCCGGCGGTCCAGCAGCTCGCCCAGCACCAGCGTCTCGGTCTTGCGCTGCTCGAAGCGCCGCATGTTCACCACCCCGGTGGTGATCACCTGCCCCGACTCCACGCCGGTCACCCGGGTCATCGGCAGGAAGATCCGGCGCCGGCTGACCACCTCCACGACCAGCCCGAGCACCCGCGGCGGGCGCCCGCCGACCCGCAGCATCACCACGACGTCACGGACCCGGCCCACCTGGTCGCCGGTCGGGTCGAACACCGCCACGCCGGCCAGGTGCGACACGAAGACCCGCGGTGCGCCAGCCACCATCAGGGCCTCCCAGGGCTGCTCCGGTCCGCACCTCGTACCGCTGCCAGGCTACTCCGGGCCGATCTTGGCCGCCCTGCGGGGTGCTCCCCGGGGGTACGCTGCGGTAGCTTCTGCACCGCCCGCCCGCCACCCCACAGGAGGACGACCCGCCGTGCACTCCGGCCGCAGGACCGCCATCGCCGCCGTCGCCGTGCTCTGCGCGGGGCCCGCGCTCGGCGGCTGCCTCGGCATCGGCGGCGACCCGGACGCCGGCACCAACGGCGTCGGCAAGCTGCCCGCGGCCTCCATCGAGCGGCAGGCCAAGACCGCCGCGGCCGGCGCGCACGCGCTGCGGCTGGCCGGCACCGTGGTCAGCGGCGGCCAGTCCTACCGCCTCGACATGCGGCTGCGCGACAACGGCGGCGTCGGCGAGGTCTCCTCCAAGGCCGGCACCTTCCAGCTGCTGCGCGTCGGCGACGACCTCTACCTCAAGGCCGGCGCGGACTTCTACGGCGACGGCGACGACAAGGACAGCCAGGCCGCGGCGGCCAAGCTCAACGGCAAGTACGTCAAGGTGCCGCCCGGCGACCCGGCCTACCAGCAGTTCAGCGGCTTCACCGACAAGAAGGTCCTGCTCGCGGACCTCTTCGTGCTGGACGGCGAGGTCTCCGTCGGCGACCACCGCAAGGTCGACGCCGTCAAGACCATCGCGCTCAACGGCTCCCGGGGCGGCTCCCTCGACGTCTCCCTCAAGGGCACGCCCTACCCCCTGCGCTACGTCCGCGCGAACGGCGCGGGCACGCTCACGCTCTCCGACTGGGGCCAGGACTTCACGCTCGCCGCCCCCGCGAAGTCCCAGGTCGTGGACTACGGCTCCACGGTCGGCACCACGCCGAAGAAGTAGCCGGCCGGGTCAGCCCTTCCCGCGCCGCCGGGCCAGCAGCTTCGGCAGACCCGCGGGGATCGGCCGGCGCGTCGTCGCCCGCGTGGCCACCGGCGCGGCGGCCCCCGAGCCCTCCGGCATGGCCCCCGGATACTCCACCGGCCCTCCCACCGGGACCAGCCGGAACACCGAGCACTCCCGCGCCCAGCGCTCGGTGATCGCCTCGCCGTCCGGCGAGTTCAGCCGCTTCCCCTTCAGCTCCGCGGCGGCCACGCCCCACGCCTCCGCGTCCGGCGCGAGCACCTCCACGCGGGCGTTCCACGTCACCAGCCGCCCGCCCTTGTCCTTGCTGCGCGCCACCACGGACGCGGCCCCGCCGTCCACCAGTCCCGGCGCGGGCTGCTCGCCCGGTCCCGTGACCAGCACGACCGCGCCGTCCGCCCAGGCGTGCCAGACGGCCTGGCCGTTCACCCACACGAGCCCCGATTTCCGAGCGCTCTCCTCGACCAGCCCACTCACCACGTCACCCATCCCCCCACTTTAAGTTCCCTCGACGCTGCCCCTTTCCCGCTGTCGCCCTTGACGGACCGGCTGAGCGTCTGCCCCGTCCTCGCCGTCCCCGTCCAGCGGTCCGCTGTGGCTGGTGGGGGCACCTCCCGGACGGAGTCTGGGGGAGCAGTTCCCCGCGCCCCTGAAAAGCCGGCCGCCCGGCTGCCCCGAACAGTCCGTCCCCGTCCGCACCGCCGTCGTGGCTTGTCGCGCGGTTCCCCGCGCCCCTGATGTGAACGCTCAGCGTCCAGCCGACCAGAAGCCCCGCGACCCCGGCCTGCTGACCTCCGGCGCCACCGGGACGCAGAAAGAGACCCGCAGCGCACATGCGGCCCGAGGGGGCGGTCCGGGGGTGTCCCCGCAGGACTTCGAAAACAACACCGGCGGAAAGCAGGCAACGAAAGCCGCCACTTTCGAAGTCCGAGGAGATACCCCCGGGGCGACCCCGACCCGTACACGCAACGCAGCGCACCCGGCCGAGGCAACGCCCAGCGCCACGCCGACGCAGCCGCACCCGGCCGAGGCACCGCCGGGCGTCGGCGTCACACGCCACGCTTACGCTGGACGCGTGACCGTCCCCGCCTCGCACGCCGCGCCCCCCGCCGCGACCGCCCCGCCCCCCACCCCCACCCCCGCAGCGCCGCAGGCACCCCGCACGCTCGACCTCACCCTCCTCACCCTCGCCGTCGCCGGCGTCTCCCTCTCCGCCCCCCTGATCGCCGCCACCACCGCCCCCGCCCTGGCCATCGCCTTCTGGCGCAACGCCATCGCCGTCGGCGTCCTGAGCCCCGTCGCCCTGTGGCGCCACCGCACCGAACTGCGCACGATGGGCCGCCGCGCCACCCTGCTCTCGCTCGCCGCCGGCCTCCTCCTCGCCCTGCACTTCGGCCTCTGGCTGCCCAGCCTGGACATGACCTCCGTCGCGACGTCCACCGCGCTGGTCACCACCACGCCGATCTGGACCACGCTGATCCTGCGGCTGCGCGGCCACCGGCCGCCCGGCATGGTGTGGGCGGGCACCGGCCTCGCCGTGGCCGGCGTGCTGATCCTGACCGGGATCGACCTGTCGACGGACGGCCGCGCCCTGGAGGGCGACGCGCTGGCGCTGGCCGCGGGCGCGGCGGCCGCGGTGTACATGCTGCTGGGCTCGGAGGTGCGGCGGACCGCGAGCACCACCGCGTACACCTACGTCTGCTACTCGACCACCGCGGTCGCGCTGCTCGGCGCCTGCCTGGTGTCGGGCTCGGCGCTGGGCGGCTACGACGGCCGCACCTGGCTGAAGATCGCCGCGCTGACCGTGGCCGCGCAGCTGCTGGGGCACTCGCTGCTCAACCGGGTGGTGCGGGGCCTGGGCCCGTCGACCACGTCGACCGCGATCCTGCTGGAGACGCCGGGCGCGGCGCTGGTGGCCGCGCTGTGGCTGGGCCAGACGCCGCCGGCCGCCGCCTACCCCGCGCTCGGCGTGATCCTCGCGGGCCTGGCCCTGGTCATCCTCGCCGACCGCAGGAGGACCCCCGCCGTGGAGCCCGCGGCCTGAGCCGTACGGCCCCCGCGGGCTCCCGCCGCCCCTGCTGTCCCCGCTGTCCCCGCGACGCCTACAACCACCCGTTGCGCCGGAATCCCCGGTGGATCGCGTAGCAGATCGCGAGGATCGCGCAGAGCACCACCGGATAGCCGTACTTCCAGCGCAGCTCCGGCATGTGGTCGAAGTTCATGCCGTAGACGCCGGTGATCATCGTCGGCACCGCCAGGATCGCCGCCCACGCGGTGATCTTGCGCATGTCCTCGTTCTGGACGACCGTCGCCTGCGCGAGGTTGGCCTGGAGAATCGAGTTGAGCAGGTCGTCGAAGCCGGTGACCTGCTCGTGCACGCGGGCCACGTGGTCGGCGACGTCGCGGAAGTACTTCTGGATCTCCGGGTCGATCAGCCGCATCGGCCGCTCGCCGAGCACCTGCATCGGCCGCAGCAGCGGCGACACCGCCCGCTTGAACTCCAGGACCTCGCGCTTGAGTTGGTAGATCCGCCCCGCGTCGCCGCCGCGGGACGCCTTGCCGGGTCCGCCGCTGTTGCCCGCGGAGAAGACGTCGATCTCGACGTCGTCGATGTCGTCCTGGACCGCCTCGGTGACCGCGAGGTAGTCATCCACCACCTGGTCGGCGATCGCGTGGAGCACCGCGGAGGGGCCCTTGGCCAGCAGCTCCGGGTCGCCCTCCAGCCGGTGCCGCAGCGCCCGCAGCGAGCCGTGGCCGCCGTGCCGGACGGTGATGACGAAGTACCGGCCGGTGAAGACCATCACCTCGCCGCTCTCCACCACCTCGCTGGTGGAGGTGAGTTCGGCGTGCTCGACGTAGCGGATCGTCTTGAAGACGGTGAACAGCGAGTCGTCGTAGCGCTCCAGCTTCGGCCGCTGGTGGGCGTGCACCGCGTCCTCGACGGCCAGCGGGTGCAGGCCGAACTCCTCGGCGATGCCCGCGAACTCCTGCTCGGTGGGCTCGTGCAGACCGATCCACACGAAGCCGTCGCTGCCGTCGCAGCTCTCGGCCGGCCGCCCGCGGCGTACCGTCCGCAGCGCCTCGCGCAGCCCCGAGCTGTCGCAGCGGACCCCGTCGCGGTACACCGCGCAGTCCACCACGGCACTGGATGCGGCGATGTCCTGGGCCGGGCCGTAGTCGTACGAAGCGGTGGACTTGCGCAGCGCCGGGCGGACGACTGCGCGCAGATCACGGATCATCGACATGGCAAGCTCCTTCACGGACTGGCCGACGGCAACACGCCGCACTGGATTGCTGGTGGGGGGTGGCTGATCGCCATTGATCGCCGGTCGATCGCCAGGCAGTCCAGCAAGCTCCTCCGACGCGCGGCACTGCTCGCGCGGGTTCCCGGGAGCCCGGGGTTCACAGCAGGAGAATCCCGCGTTTCACGGTCCGGGGACCGGGTATGGAACGCGGAGGCTCAGACCGCGGAAGGGCGCCACGTGGAGGAGCTGCCGGTACTGCACGGTCGACTTCGATCCATGTCAGTCCCACCTCCTCCGGCCGTTCCCCGCTGAGGGATGACGTTGTGTGAACGCTCCACCTTAGCAAGACGGTGGAGCGCCGCCGTCGCGCTTTGCCGCTTCCATACGCGTTCTATGCTCGCGGCATGATCCGATCGGCCGATCTGCCCGCCCTGGTCGAGGAGCGGCTGTGCTCCGTCTTCGGCCCGCCCGACGCCCGCGCCGCGGTCACCTTCGTCGGCGCCGACCGCATCGAGGTGCTCCGCTTCGCCGACGGCGACCTGCTGCGCTACGCCACGCTGGGCATGTCCGCCCAGCCCATGGCCGACCCGCTGGCCACCGCCGTCGACCCGGTCCGCGGTCCGCGCGCCGAACTGCTGCTGAGCGTACGGGCCGGGGCCGTCGACACCGCGGGCGTGCTCAGACCGCTGGCCGTGCTGGCCGCGTCGCCGCAGGTGGAGGGTGTCGTGGTGGCGCCCGGCAACTCCCTGGACGTCGGCGAGCCGCTGTGGCCGGGCGCGCCGTTCTCCGCGGTGCTCGTCGGCGAGGGCGGCGGGCTGGTCGACGACCTGGTCCTGGCGGAGCCCATGGACCCGGTCCGCTTCCTGCCGCTGCTGCCGATGACCGCGAACGAGGCCGCGTGGAAGCGGGTGCGGGGTGCGGCGGCCCTCCAGGAGCGCTGGCTCGCCGCGGGCACGGACCTGCGCGATCCGCTGCGGGGGTCCGTGGCGCTGGACTAGGGCGTGTCGGGGCCTTGTCGCGGCCTGGTCGGGGCCTTGGCCGGGGCCTTGTCGCGGCCTGGTCGGGGCCTGTGGGGCCTGTGCGACGGCCGCGCTCGGGGACGCTTGCCGGACCCGCGGGAGCGTCCGCCGGACCCGTGCGCGGAGGCGGGCCCGGACGGGTGATCGTCCTTGACGCGGGCAGGGGCCAGGAGGACCGTTGAACCTTATGAGGGGCGAACCCAGGTGCCCGAAGTGCGGAGGCAGGGTCCGCGCGCCCGGACTCTTCGCCGACACCTGGCAGTGCGCCGTCCACGGCGCCGTGCACCCGCTCCAGCCGGTGGTGCCCCCCAGCGTCGAGGCGCTCGGCGTCGTCGTGAACCGCTCCCGGGTGCCGGTGTGGATGCCCTGGCCGCTCCCGGTCGGCTGGCTCTTCTCCGGCGTCGCGTCGGTGGGCGACGACCGCAGCGGGGGCCGCGCGACCGCCGTCACCTGCTCGGGACCCGGACCGCTCGGCGGGCCGGGGAGCTGATGCTGATCGCCGAGGAGCTGGGGGTCGGGCTCGGCGCCCGTTACGCCGGCATCGAGGGCCCCGACCCCGGCCCGGCGATGTGCCTGGACCGGCCCGCCCACGCCAAGGTCCTCGCCGCCGGGCGGCCCACGCCGCTGTGGCACGTGGACGGCGCCCCGGACGACCGCGTCGTCTTCGCGGGCGAGGCGCGCGGCCTGTGGCTGTGGGCGGTGGTCTGGCCGGAGGAGACCGGCCTGCTGATGTACGACGAGCTGGTCCTCACCGATCTGCGCGACGCCGGCGCGGAGGTCGACCTGCTGCCGTGCGGAGCGTTGTCGCCGCGCCTGCTGTAACTGCGGCGGGGGGGGGGCGGCCGGGGCAGCGGGGCGGGTGAGCGTCCGGGGCGGGGCGCGACCGGACGAGGCCCCGCCGGCCCGTGGCGTTATGCTGGCCGGGCGCGGGCCGGGCCCGCCTTTCCCGTCCCGCCGTCCCCCGTCAACGGAGTGCCCTCGTGCGAATCGACCTGCACACGCACTCCACCGCGTCGGACGGCACGGACACCCCCGCCGATCTCGTACGGGCCGCCGCCGCGGCCGGGCTCGACGTCGTCGCGCTCACCGACCACGACACCGTCGCCGGCCACGCCGAGGCGGCCCGCGCCCTGCCCGCGCTGGACCGGCCGCTGACCCTGGTCACCGGGGCCGAGCTGTCCTGCCGGATCGACGGCACGAGCATGCACATGCTCGCGTACCTCTTCGACCCCGCGGACCAGGACCTGCACCGCGCCCGCGAACTCGTCCGCGACGACCGGGTGCCGCGCGCGCAGGCCATGATCG from Actinacidiphila sp. DG2A-62 includes:
- a CDS encoding DUF1003 domain-containing protein, yielding MTAEERDRERGRHHPAGATATGRSRTRLDQPRAPRRSLLPSYDPEAFGKFSERIARFLGTGRFIAWMTVVILVWVAWNVFAPRHLRFDQYPFIFLTLMLSLQASYAAPLILLAQNRQDDRDRVNLEQDRKQNERSIADTEYLTREVAALRVNLGEVATRDWIRSELQDLVKEIEERQNHGLPAPHPRAPAGRPRPAGDESDGRGR
- a CDS encoding DMT family transporter, with the protein product MTVPASHAAPPAATAPPPTPTPAAPQAPRTLDLTLLTLAVAGVSLSAPLIAATTAPALAIAFWRNAIAVGVLSPVALWRHRTELRTMGRRATLLSLAAGLLLALHFGLWLPSLDMTSVATSTALVTTTPIWTTLILRLRGHRPPGMVWAGTGLAVAGVLILTGIDLSTDGRALEGDALALAAGAAAAVYMLLGSEVRRTASTTAYTYVCYSTTAVALLGACLVSGSALGGYDGRTWLKIAALTVAAQLLGHSLLNRVVRGLGPSTTSTAILLETPGAALVAALWLGQTPPAAAYPALGVILAGLALVILADRRRTPAVEPAA
- a CDS encoding Mrp/NBP35 family ATP-binding protein, coding for MATTTPPAGTKPTDEAVRAALATVDDPEIHRPITDLGMVKSVDIAEDGAVAVAVYLTVAGCPMRDEITGRVSTAVGRVPGVSSVRVTLDVMSDEQRRELASSLRGGQAEREIPFAKPGSLTRVYAVASGKGGVGKSSVTVNLAAAMAADGLKVGVVDADIYGHSVPRMLGADGRPTQVENMIMPPSANGVKVISIGMFTPGNAPVVWRGPMLHRALQQFLADVYWGDLDVLLLDLPPGTGDIAISVAQLMPNAEILVVTTPQQAAAEVAERAGSIAVQTHQKIVGVVENMAGMPCPHCDEIVEVFGTGGGDRVAEGLSRTTGTTVPVLGRIPIDVRLREGGDDGRPVTLSHPDSPAGAALRTIAGKLGGRARGLAGMSLGITPRNKF
- a CDS encoding magnesium transporter MgtE N-terminal domain-containing protein: MVAGAPRVFVSHLAGVAVFDPTGDQVGRVRDVVVMLRVGGRPPRVLGLVVEVVSRRRIFLPMTRVTGVESGQVITTGVVNMRRFEQRKTETLVLGELLDRRVRLVAEDSGEGPRGAEGSGEEVTVLDVSMVQLPARRDWEIDKVFVRRGKKGALRRRGGTLTVDWSAVSGFWLTEEGQGAENLVATFEQLRPADLANVMHHLSPKRRGEVAAALDDDRLADVLEELPDDDQVEILGKLQEERAADVLEAMDPDDAADLLAELPVADQERLLTLMRPQDAAGVRRLLSYEERTAGGLMTTEPIVLRPDATVADALARIRNPDLSPALAAQVYVCLPPDETPTGKYLGLVHFQRLLRDPPFTLVGSIVDTDLQPLPPDTALPSVTSFLATYNMVSAPVVDDSGSLLGAVTVDDVLDHLLPEDWRETDLHGAVGAHAAGGPDGDRADGGPREGPDGAEDAEDADDEGRGPVEEAADDR
- a CDS encoding sec-independent translocase: MFFDIGPLELVALVVLAVLVFGPDKLPKVIQDTMAFIRKVRAFSDSAKEDIRRELGPEFKDFEFEDLNPKTFIRKNLMSDDDEYGLNELKELRDSFDLRKEMAEVADLRKDMAEVTDAVNGVEPATATGSSGARGASGSAGSATPDRLTKKDRLDPGEAPPFDADAT
- the sigE gene encoding RNA polymerase sigma factor SigE, with the translated sequence MVGALLDTTRADRGGAAAAGDRKALIRFRRSAGQPKSVTNTADDRSRDNGVSLESDDDAASSATATFAVDGDAQSWTPPSWEEIVSTHSARVYRLAYRLTGNQHDAEDLTQEVFVRVFRSLSTYTPGTFEGWLHRITTNLFLDMVRRRQRIRFDALGDDAAERLPSREPSPAQHFNDTHFDADVQQALDTLAPEFRAAVVLCDIEGLSYEEIAATLGVKLGTVRSRIHRGRSHLRKALEHRAPAVAARPVPAPALAATAPKPGLEGGRA
- a CDS encoding anti-sigma factor, which encodes MSSSGSGEARPQRTQRSAPAEQHLGDRLAAFVDGELTDDSRDRVLAHLATCPQCKTAAAEQRRMKSVIAQSELPAISAGLLARLQGLPGMGADTGLPGGSGGPTLPGGPGGPTLPGGSGGPALPGGGPLRPAEADDDRAARHGPLDGGLLGSGPGLFGGSRRDDYSYLGPGRDLTAPAGSRSRGFRVHQAIRAITPVSPLAPAAGRGRPVGAGADTRGAHGATAVGASGTPGGSGAGSAPASRGRRFAFAAAGAFSMAAIAIGGALPMEAAVDGGAHPDDGPAVSPLGASTSTVSDTRGVTPRGMLDAEERAGRRTPAAAVPSTWPDAPRPQPYQAVVRSSPSSPYALSASSVVLH